In Acidobacteriota bacterium, a single window of DNA contains:
- the clpP gene encoding ATP-dependent Clp endopeptidase proteolytic subunit ClpP: MYLIPFVVEQDGRGERSYDIYSRLLKDNIIFIGSPIDDNVANVVIAQLLFLEAEDPEKDIYLYINSPGGSITSGLAIYDTMQFVKPDVATICIGQAASMAAVLLSAGAGGKRSSLPNSRIILHQPFGGVHGQASDIAIHAQEILRLRERLNEILMKHTGQPKERIMSDIDRDFIMMPEQAKNYGIIDNVIYKRE; this comes from the coding sequence ATGTATTTGATTCCCTTTGTTGTAGAGCAAGATGGGCGTGGAGAAAGGTCATACGACATTTATTCTCGACTTTTAAAAGATAATATAATATTTATTGGCTCGCCCATCGATGATAATGTAGCAAATGTTGTAATAGCTCAATTATTGTTTTTAGAAGCGGAAGACCCTGAAAAGGATATATATCTTTACATAAACAGTCCTGGAGGCTCAATCACATCTGGTCTGGCCATATATGATACAATGCAATTTGTAAAGCCTGATGTGGCAACTATATGTATAGGACAGGCAGCAAGTATGGCAGCAGTATTACTTTCTGCAGGAGCTGGGGGAAAAAGGTCATCGCTTCCTAATTCAAGAATAATTCTCCATCAGCCTTTTGGAGGTGTTCATGGACAGGCATCAGATATCGCCATTCATGCTCAAGAGATATTAAGACTCAGAGAGAGATTGAATGAAATTCTCATGAAGCACACAGGTCAGCCAAAAGAAAGGATAATGTCTGATATAGATAGAGATTTTATAATGATGCCAGAACAAGCAAAAAATTACGGCATAATTGATAATGTAATCTATAAAAGAGAATAA